A part of Pristiophorus japonicus isolate sPriJap1 chromosome 15, sPriJap1.hap1, whole genome shotgun sequence genomic DNA contains:
- the plk1 gene encoding LOW QUALITY PROTEIN: serine/threonine-protein kinase PLK1 (The sequence of the model RefSeq protein was modified relative to this genomic sequence to represent the inferred CDS: inserted 2 bases in 2 codons): MGGGAGLANGRRXGFESEPASXVQGTDAPLTLPPGPAAVPSRPRSQTLSLPARAPPEPEAAAARELQARQPRACFTPPPASPLSDRAMSAVSGKAAAKAPPAGPPAPKDIPDILVHPKTGRRYQRGRFLGKGGFAKCYEITDTESAEVFAGKMVSKTLLLKPHQREKMSMEISIHKSLSHHNVVAFHGFFEDEDFVYVVLELCRRRSLLELHKRRKAVTEPEARYYLRQIILGTQYLHNNQVIHRDLKLGNLFLNDDMEVKIGDFGLATTVQYEGERKKTLCGTPNYIAPEVIGKKGHSFEVDVWSLGCIMYTLLVGRPPFETSCLKETYLRIKKNEYSIPKYVNHVAASLIQKMLQSDPSARPSIHELLNDEFFTSGYLPVRLPTTCLTMAPRFSLAPGGIDSSMRRPLTELNKDVPAGEKAGKSEDDGVTREVGECNNFYLSDLLQQLNSVVAARPAEKAVIRQEEAEDPACIPIFWVSKWVDYSDKYGLGYQLCDNSVGVLFNDSTRLIMYNDGESLQYIERNMTETYLNFRNYPPSLSKKATLLKYFRNYMSEHLLKAGANITPREGDELARLPFLRVWFRTRSAIVLHLSNGTVQINFFQDHTKIILCPLMNAVSYIDEKREFHTFKLSMIEEHGCCKELASRVRYARTMVEKLLTTKAVEAHTKPAA, encoded by the exons ATGGGAGGCGGCGCCGGGCTGGCTAACGGCCGGC TGGGATTTGAATCAGAGCCCGCGA CGGTGCAAGGGACGGACGCGCCGCTCACTTTGCCTCCGGGTCCTGCCGCTGTGCCGAGCCGCCCCCGCTCCCAAACTCTCAGCCTCCCGGCCCGAGCACCACCCGAGCCCGAGGCTGCAGCCGCCCGGGAATTACAGGCCCGCCAACCCCGCGCTTGTTtcaccccgccccccgcctcccctcTCAGCGACCGGGCAATGAGCGCCGTGTCCGGGAAAGCGGCGGCCAAGGCCCCGCCGGCCGGCCCCCCCGCTCCCAAGGACATCCCCGACATCCTGGTGCACCCCAAGACGGGCCGGCGCTACCAGCGGGGCCGCTTCCTGGGCAAGGGCGGCTTCGCCAAGTGCTACGAGATCACGGACACGGAGAGCGCGGAGGTGTTCGCCGGGAAGATGGTGTCCAAGACCCTGCTGCTGAAGCCGCACCAGCGGGAGAAGATGTCCATGGAGATCTCCATCCACAAGAGCCTCAGCCACCACAACGTGGTGGCTTTCCACGGCTTCTTCGAGGACGAGGACTTTGTCTATGTGGTGCTGGAGCTGTGCCGGCGGCGG TCTTTGTTAGAATTGCACAAGAGGCGGAAGGCGGTCACTGAGCCCGAGGCCAGGTATTACCTGAGGCAAATCATCCTAGGCACCCAGTATCTGCACAACAACCAGGTTATCCACCGAGATCTCAAGCTGGGCAATCTCTTCCTCAATGACGATATGGAAGTGAAGATAG GTGACTTTGGCCTGGCCACGACAGTTCAGTATGAAGGAGAGCGCAAGAAGACGCTGTGTGGGACACCCAACTACATTGCCCCTGAAGTAATTGGCAAGAAAGGGCACAGTTTTGAGGTTGATGTCTGGTCTCTAGGCTGCATTAT GTACACACTACTGGTGGGGAGACCTCCCTTTGAAACTTCCTGCCTGAAGGAGACGTACCTGAGGATAAAGAAGAATGAATATAGTATTCCCAAG TACGTTAACCATGTGGCTGCCAGCCTGATCCAGAAGATGCTCCAATCGGATCCGAGCGCTCGGCCCAGCATCCATGAGCTGCTGAATGATGAATTCTTCACGTCTGGCTACCTGCCTGTCCGGCTGCCCACCACCTGCTTGACTATGGCTCCCAGGTTTTCCCTGGCTCCTGGTGGGATTGACTCCAGTATGAGGCGGCCGCTCACTGAACTCAACAAAG ATGTTCCAGCTGGTGAGAAAGCGGGCAAGTCTGAAGACGATGGAGTGACCAG GGAAGTAGGAGAGTGCAACAATTTCTACCTCTCCGACTTGTTGCAGCAGTTAAACAGCGTGGTAGCAGCAAGACCAGCTGAAAAAGCCGTCATCAGACAAG AGGAGGCTGAAGACCCGGCCTGTATACCGATCTTCTGGGTCAGCAAGTGGGTGGACTATTCTGATAAATATGGCTTGG GTTATCAGTTGTGTGACAACAGTGTTGGTGTCCTCTTCAATGACTCCACTCGTTTAATCATGTACAACGACGGGGAGAGTCTTCAGTACATCGAGCGCAATATGACGGAGACTTACCTGAACTTCCGAAATTACCCTCCCAGCCTAAGCAAAAAG GCAACCCTGTTGAAATACTTCCGCAACTACATGAGCGAGCACTTGTTGAAGGCGGGGGCAAACATCACTCCCCGGGAAGGCGATGAGTTGGCGAGGCTCCCGTTCCTGCGGGTCTGGTTCAGGACGCGCAGTGCCATCGTCTTGCACCTCAGCAACGGCACCGTCCAGATCAACTTCTTCCAG GACCACACTAAGATCATCCTGTGTCCGCTGATGAACGCGGTGTCCTACATCGACGAGAAGCGGGAGTTCCACACGTTCAAGCTGAGCATGATTGAGGAGCATGGCTGCTGCAAGGAGCTGGCGAGCCGTGTACGCTACGCACGCACCATGGTGGAGAAGCTGCTCACCACCAAAGCCGTGGAGGCACACACCAAACCCGCAGCATGA